The genomic stretch CTGATGCCCTGCCTTTACGGTAACCTTTGGTTGTCTGACCTTCTTCTGGAAGTAGCCCGACAGACCCTGTACAGCTCCCCTGCTTAGGTCCGCAGCGATCTGCTGACCTGCCGACCTTGTCATCATAATGTTGGTCCCGGAGTTTTGACCCATACTCCCTACAATGTCGGTCACTGCATTTTGTTCGGGCGAGTAAGGAACATACAGACCGGGTTGCCCATCATTATCATGCACATTGACCTCCACAGGATAAACGCTGCCCTTATATTCTATCGACGAAATTTTCAGCTGCAGTCTCCCACCCTGGAATTTACCGGTGGCCTTGAGTAAGGTTCCTTTAGGAATTTCTGTATGTGCCAGAAGCATACTTTCCAAGAGTCTGATCGATAAAGTACTTTCATTCGTCATGGTCGTTGTCTTATGAACAACTGCATCGATGGCATTTTTCAATCGTACGGTATTTTTCACATCATCCTGGATCCCAAATATCCTGCGATCATTCAGACCCGCTAAAAACGCACTGTCTGACGGCTCCCTGTATAAAGAAGAGACTACATTCAAGTAAGCGGGTCTTACTGCGGTGAGCAGTACTTTATTGCTACCAGCTTGCTCATCATTAACTTCACCCGTCCCAAATTCTTCCTTATTGTTATTTTGAGGCAGATATTTGGCTGCCATCTGATAGGATTTTTCCATAAGCGCCAGCTGGTCATTGACCCCAAGTCCTACAGGAACTGAACTGTTTTGTGAAGCTTCATTCTTTAACCTGTTGATTTCTTTTCTGAGGTTGGCCACTTCCTGCTCATCTCTGCCGTAGAAAGAACGCAATGTATTTTGTGCATTGCTGTAGCTTTTGACGGCATTCTGATTGGACTGTGACAAACTGTTTGGATCGGCGGTCAATGGGGTCTGACCTGAATTCTGACCTATGTTGCTCGGATCGCTCCAATAATCTGACAGGCTAGTCATCGCATTTCTCTTCTCTTCATTTTTTTGCTCCAGCAGCTGCTGTTCATAGACCTTCTGTTTATCAGATTGCAGCTGATCATCCTTGGCCTGTGGTATCCCCGCATTGAAGCCTGATCCTTCAATGACATTATCCTCGTTTGGTTTAAAGATGAGGTAAAGGCATCCCGCACATACAACAGCCATCAGAAAATAAATGATCGGCTTTTTAAATCGTTCCAACGGAAATTTCTGCAGAATTTCTGCTTCTTTTTCCCGTTCCTGCGATTCGCCCTCCGTGACCTTGATTTTATTTGAATCTTTCATTATCCTATTTTTTAATGGTTGAACCCGTTCTGTTATCCGGTGCCGGTCTTTTCACCGCAGTATGATGTGATATGGTCGTAATATGACTGATCGACATGGTGTTGTTATCATTTGCTGTTGTGATAAAGATGCTGATCAACACCAGTATTGTGAGAACAGTGTATCCTGCTAAAAACA from Chryseobacterium indologenes encodes the following:
- the traM gene encoding conjugative transposon protein TraM, which translates into the protein MKDSNKIKVTEGESQEREKEAEILQKFPLERFKKPIIYFLMAVVCAGCLYLIFKPNEDNVIEGSGFNAGIPQAKDDQLQSDKQKVYEQQLLEQKNEEKRNAMTSLSDYWSDPSNIGQNSGQTPLTADPNSLSQSNQNAVKSYSNAQNTLRSFYGRDEQEVANLRKEINRLKNEASQNSSVPVGLGVNDQLALMEKSYQMAAKYLPQNNNKEEFGTGEVNDEQAGSNKVLLTAVRPAYLNVVSSLYREPSDSAFLAGLNDRRIFGIQDDVKNTVRLKNAIDAVVHKTTTMTNESTLSIRLLESMLLAHTEIPKGTLLKATGKFQGGRLQLKISSIEYKGSVYPVEVNVHDNDGQPGLYVPYSPEQNAVTDIVGSMGQNSGTNIMMTRSAGQQIAADLSRGAVQGLSGYFQKKVRQPKVTVKAGHQVLLVPKK